One Brassica napus cultivar Da-Ae chromosome A1, Da-Ae, whole genome shotgun sequence genomic region harbors:
- the LOC106447644 gene encoding WAT1-related protein At4g01450-like isoform X3, protein MGFIDGKSAPVIIMIIVINMINGLVNALTKKVLDGGINHMIIATYRLGISTFFLLPIAYFWERNTRPKLTTSISFQLFVSGLFGASLMQYFYLLGLSYTSATLGSAFWGTLPAITFILALIFRFEKLSVKTKAGYGVVLGAMISLAGALILTLYQGIPLSNPHEHATISHIQKGHENWIKGCFLLSLGVIFFSSWMLIQAKVNVSYPCPYSGTVILSVFGTLQWCGCTRNVYGGNIMVHQTTWTCLYISIQSCHTYVRNRFRFLDTSSYYLFGKVK, encoded by the exons ATGGGTTTTATCGATGGAAAATCGGCACCGGTGATAATAATGATTATCGTGATTAACATGATTAACGGGTTGGTTAACGCTTTGACTAAGAAAGTTCTTGATGGAGGCATTAATCATATGATTATTGCTACCTATCGTTTGGGTATTTCtacattttttcttcttccgaTCGCTTATTTTTGGGAACG GAATACAAGGCCGAAGCTAACAACAAGCATCTCGTTTCAGCTTTTCGTCAGTGGCCTTTTTGG GGCGAGTTTGATGCAATATTTCTACTTGCTTGGCCTCAGCTACACTTCTGCCACCTTGGGATCTGCTTTCTGGGGCACATTGCCTGCTATAACTTTCATTCTGGCATTAATATTTAG ATTCGAAAAGCTAAGTGTGAAAACAAAGGCAGGGTACGGCGTCGTACTTGGAGCTATGATAAGCTTAGCTGGAGCTTTAATTCTTACGTTGTACCAAGGCATTCCATTATCGAACCCTCACGAACACGCAACGATTTCACACATCCAAAAAGGACATGAGAACTGGATCAAAGGCTGTTTTCTTTTATCCTTAGGAGTTATATTTTTCAGTTCATGGATGCTTATACAAGCCAAGGTCAACGTGAGCTACCCGTGTCCATACTCAGGTACGGTCATTTTATCGGTCTTTGGGACGCTTCAGT GGTGTGGGTGCACAAGGAATGTGTACGGTGGGAATATCATGGTGCATCAAACAACGTGGACCTGTCTTTACATCAGCATTCAGTCCTGTCACACTTATGTTCGCAACCGTTTTCGATTTCTTGATACTTCATCGTATTATTTATTTGGGAAGGTAAAATAA